From a single Lacerta agilis isolate rLacAgi1 chromosome 3, rLacAgi1.pri, whole genome shotgun sequence genomic region:
- the MATN3 gene encoding matrilin-3, translating into MLWLLKAPGACLFLLLPAVLGVRYRFPKRSVRVGLRSVPLQGKTFIGKAAARADEPYSGDTEGYSTVSSTEDICRSRPIDLVFIIDSSRSVRPQEFEKVKTFLAKLIEALDVGETATRVAVVNYASTVKIEFNLQKYFDKASMKNAIYHIYPLSVGTMTGLAIQTAINEIFTRDGGARDSSHDVPKVVIIVTDGRPQDQVHDVAYKARASGIEIYAVGVDRADMEFLRLIVSEPVNEHVSYVETYGVIEKLASKFRETFCAGDVCALGTHNCEQLCVSSDGSWRCECYEGYTLNPDKRTCTSQESCIPGTHNCEQICVSSDGSWHCECFEGYVLNQDKRTCSPREKDVCTTGDHDCEQICVASGDSWHCDCFEGHTLNPDKRTCSIHSSALDVCAPGTHDCQQICVPSGSSHRCECYEGFTLNADKKTCSRVARSRLPSMTTEEACKCESLAKFHKLATSYLEAISTKLDDLSKKLEAYEYGAQHV; encoded by the exons ATGCTCTGGCTACTCAAGGCTCCTGGCGCTTGCCTTTTCCTACTACTGCCTGCCGTCCTAGGGGTCAGGTACAGGTTTCCTAAGCGCTCAGTTCGGGTAGGTTTACGCTCCGTTCCACTGCAGGGCAAGACATTCATTGGAAAAGCTGCAGCAAGGGCCGATGAACCCTACTCCGGAGATACCGAAGGTTATTCAACAGTCTCCTCTACAG AGGATATATGCCGGAGTCGCCCCATAGACCTTGTATTTATAATAGACAGCTCCCGCAGTGTCCGGCCTCAGGAGTTTGAAAAAGTGAAAACCTTCTTGGCCAAACTGATTGAAGCCTTGGATGTGGGGGAAACAGCGACTCGTGTGGCGGTGGTGAACTATGCCAGCACAGTCAAGATTGAATTTAATCTTCAGAAGTACTTTGACAAAGCTTCCATGAAGAATGCCATCTATCACATCTATCCGTTGTCTGTGGGGACTATGACTGGCTTGGCCATCCAGACAGCCATCAACGAAATTTTCACCAGAGACGGAGGGGCAAGGGATTCTTCCCATGATGTCCCTAAGGTGGTCATTATTGTGACCGATGGTCGGCCTCAGGATCAGGTTCATGATGTGGCTTACAAGGCTCGAGCCTCTGGAATCGAGATTTATGCCGTTGGGGTTGACCGAGCGGACATGGAGTTCTTGCGGCTGATAGTGAGCGAGCCGGTCAATGAGCACGTTTCTTATGTGGAGACCTACGGTGTGATAGAAAAGCTGGCATCCAAATTTCGAGAAACGTTCTGTG CTGGGGATGTTTGTGCCCTTGGGACCCACAACTGTGAGCAACTTTGTGTGAGTAGCGATGGCTCCTGGCGCTGTGAATGCTATGAAGGATACACCTTGAATCCAGACAAGAGAACTTGCACAA GTCAGGAGAGCTGTATACCTGGGACTCACAATTGTGAGCAAATCTGTGTGAGTAGCGATGGCTCCTGGCATTGCGAGTGCTTTGAAGGCTACGTCTTGAATCAAGACAAGAGGACTTGCTCAC CTAGAGAAAAGGATGTTTGCACGACTGGAGACCATGACTGTGAACAGATCTGTGTCGCCAGTGGTGACTCTTGGCACTGCGACTGCTTTGAAGGGCACACCTTGAATCCGGACAAGAGGACCTGTTCAA ttcatTCTTCAGCTTTGGACGTCTGTGCCCCTGGAACCCACGACTGCCAACAAATCTGTGTTCCCAGTGGCAGTTCCCATCGTTGTGAGTGCTATGAAGGATTCACCCTGAATGCAGATAAGAAAACATGCTCAA GAGTAGCAAGAAGCCGTCTTCCTTCTATGACAACGGAAGAGGCCTGTAAATGTGAATCACTTGCTAAATTTCACAAGCTGGCCACTTCATACCTTGAGGCAATATCTACAAAAC TAGATGATCTGTCCAAGAAATTAGAAGCATACGAGTATGGAGCACAGCATGTCTAG